AGCGACTCCGCGAGCTGCAGATACATCGTCCGCTCTCGTGTCTGATCGGCGATCGATTGCAGCGCGGCGCGCAGCGCCTGTTCGCGCTGACGCAGGGACGGCATCCGCTCCCGCAGCTGCTCCAGCGACAGGAGGTCCTCCTGATAGGCGGTGAGCACCCGCTCGATGCTCTTATCCACCCGCACCAGATCGCGCTGCACCGTCTGCTGGCGCTGTTTCGTCGGGTCGGCGGCGCGCGCAGCGGCGAGGCGCCGATCGAGTTCCTGCTGAATCAAGATCGGATCCTCGAGCAGCCGCATGACCTCGGTCCAGACGATCTGATCCAGCAGATCCTGCCGAACGGGGCGGTTGGTGCAGCGGGGACCGCCAAGGTGCCGCCACCCGTCCGACCCAATGCAGCGGTAGTAGTGGATCAGCCGCGCACTCGAGTGGGTCGAGGTACGCGAGAGCGCGTAACCGCAACGGCGGCAACTCACCAGCCCTTGCACCAGACTCGGCGCGATCGTACGGCGCCGCGATCGGACCTTGTTCTCCTGCAGCAATTCTTGCGCTCGCGCAAAGGTCGGCTCCGCGATCAGCGCCGGCACCGGAATCTCGATCCACTCATCGCGCGGCCGCTCGTGGTTGGCGCTGTCGCGCGTCGCCACGCTGCCCCGCATCCGGAGCGCTCGCGTCACACGCTGGCGGGTGGACACTCGGGTCTTGCCGAAGCACGCCGCGCCTCGGTAGGCCGGGTTGCGCAGCATCGCCCACACCATCGACCGCTCCCACCGTGCCCCGGGCTTCCGCGTCGCGACCCCTTGATCATTGAGCCCCCGCGTGATCGCGCCGATGCTCGAGCCCGCCACCGTATAGGACTCATAGACCTGCTGCACCACGCGCGCCTCGGCTTCGATCACGGCATACGACGCGGGCGCCTCATCACTCTTCCGGATGTAGCGATAGCCGTACGGTGCGCCGCTCAGAACGCTGATTTCGCCGGCGCGCGCCCGGTGACGCTTCCCCCGCCGCGACCGCTCGAGGATTTGGGCGCGTTCGTACTCGGCGATCATCCCTTGAAATTGCACGAGGAGCTGATCCTCGGCGGTCACGCCTTGCGGCGCGTTCAGAAAGCGCGTCTCCACGCCGTGGCGAGCGAGCTCTTCCATCAACAGGATCTGGTACGCGTACTTGCGACTCAAGCGATCGGGACTGTAGACGAGCACGGCCTGGATCTGTCCTTCGGCCGCCAGATCGCGTACCCGCTCCAGGCCGGGCCGCTCGAGCGTGGCCCCGCTATAGCCCTCGTCTTCGACGATCCAGGCCTGCGGCACCTCGAGATCGAGCCTCCTCGCCCACTCGATCAGCGACGACGTTTGGCTCGCAATCGTGTGCGCCTCTCGCTGTTGGTCCGACGATACCCGCGCGTAAATCGCTGCCGTGCGCATGCAGACGCTCCTTTACAGACGCCTCGAGCGGGCGGGC
The window above is part of the Gemmatimonadaceae bacterium genome. Proteins encoded here:
- a CDS encoding recombinase family protein; amino-acid sequence: MRTAAIYARVSSDQQREAHTIASQTSSLIEWARRLDLEVPQAWIVEDEGYSGATLERPGLERVRDLAAEGQIQAVLVYSPDRLSRKYAYQILLMEELARHGVETRFLNAPQGVTAEDQLLVQFQGMIAEYERAQILERSRRGKRHRARAGEISVLSGAPYGYRYIRKSDEAPASYAVIEAEARVVQQVYESYTVAGSSIGAITRGLNDQGVATRKPGARWERSMVWAMLRNPAYRGAACFGKTRVSTRQRVTRALRMRGSVATRDSANHERPRDEWIEIPVPALIAEPTFARAQELLQENKVRSRRRTIAPSLVQGLVSCRRCGYALSRTSTHSSARLIHYYRCIGSDGWRHLGGPRCTNRPVRQDLLDQIVWTEVMRLLEDPILIQQELDRRLAAARAADPTKQRQQTVQRDLVRVDKSIERVLTAYQEDLLSLEQLRERMPSLRQREQALRAALQSIADQTRERTMYLQLAESLSAFLARLRVAADTLDILERQRLVRLLIKEVLVGDDTIVIRHCIPVPPAPPDGSDPPPVHPEDPGVNRSYLLRSGRD